The genomic stretch CCAAAGCCTGAGCTGATCCACCCAGGTCACATAGCTGCTCAGGTAGGGGTCTGCCTGGGGCAGAATTTCCGCGATTTGCGGCGCATTGCTGTAGACCATCACCAGCGCCAGAACAGCCAGCACAGCCAGGGCAAACCCACGGGTAAACCCGGATTTCCGGGGCGCCGGTGCCATGTGCTCGGACTCTGGCGGCGGTGGGCTGTCAGCTGCGCGCAGGGTCGAGTTGATCTCTTCGATGTCTGGCAACACGCCGCGCTTTAGTCCGCTGGCTTCGGCGGCCAACTGGCGCGGATCTTCGCCGCGAATGCGGGCCATGCGGTCTTTGGCCTGGCGCGTGCGCTGGGCCTCTTCGTTTTCAGGCAGATCATCCAGCCCCAGGTTGGGCTGTGTCTCCAATGTCTGGCTTTGGTCCGCAGCGCGCAGGCTGGCTTCCCGCTCTGCTTCCTCGCGCAGGATCTCGCTGAGAGCGGGATCCAGCCCACGGGCGGGCGTCTGGGGCGACTGGGGTGGCTGAGGCGACTGGGGGGCAGGCTCGGCGTGATCCTCGGCGGCGGCGTCCTGCGCCTGCTGCGGGAAATCCTCTGTCGGCGAGACGTCAGCGGCATCCTGAGCCGTACTGTCGGAGGACGCAGAAGGGTCGAGCTGAGGCTCGGATGCAAAGGTGACCTCGGTATCCTGGTCAGCGCGGTCGGGGTGTTCAGTGGCTGTCCGCGCCGGAGCGGCATCTGCTGCCGGTTCAGGGGCGGGTGGCTCTGCAAAATCCGGGTCTGCAGTGGCATCGGGGGCAATGCCCGCGGCCTGTTGAAACCAGGTATCGCCGCAGTTGGAGCACTGCACATCACGACCTTCATCGGGAATGACGTCATCCGGTACTTCGTACTGGGCACCACAATTCGGGCAGGTCAGACGCATAAGATCTCCTTGACCCCGGCGGTCTCCGGGGAGCTGTCGGCAGTATTTCCAAATGACAATAGGCAGTTCGGCGCTTTGGTGAAAGGGTGAATTGTG from Phaeobacter sp. G2 encodes the following:
- a CDS encoding zinc-ribbon domain-containing protein, translated to MRLTCPNCGAQYEVPDDVIPDEGRDVQCSNCGDTWFQQAAGIAPDATADPDFAEPPAPEPAADAAPARTATEHPDRADQDTEVTFASEPQLDPSASSDSTAQDAADVSPTEDFPQQAQDAAAEDHAEPAPQSPQPPQSPQTPARGLDPALSEILREEAEREASLRAADQSQTLETQPNLGLDDLPENEEAQRTRQAKDRMARIRGEDPRQLAAEASGLKRGVLPDIEEINSTLRAADSPPPPESEHMAPAPRKSGFTRGFALAVLAVLALVMVYSNAPQIAEILPQADPYLSSYVTWVDQLRLWLATQVTALQKPQL